One genomic window of Tribolium castaneum strain GA2 chromosome 10, icTriCast1.1, whole genome shotgun sequence includes the following:
- the cic gene encoding putative transcription factor capicua isoform X2, producing MDMGVRKLPKKRKFDPSELEENTTASYIPVSVVQSAPQATAVDYSCPTNKQNTVDLSEWCDHRVLAKQGDWYYPGVIREARGSNITVELDGKEEKLVHFTNVFDNECYNVIGDASPSKNEVTLGARVCVRQNQQQMFVEGVVFNICNEGQVVRFVVAVIGEKQLKITVKRSELRLLRPPWYDELVEPLIQESITPKLEYFANTTVSPHTPVSACTPQSNGRNYDDYCESEEDELRRGDITFNSEVDAKLSGSSKRSSMHSRGSSSSSITPRSQPTTPRSQATTPHKYKKGDVVSNPNGIRKKFNGKQWRRLCSKDGCTKESQRRGYCSRHLSLKGNSLRSGPAFPRSNSKADGEDTSRDSETSPNCNDRRITGRFDQEETDAANMLVSLGSSRSATPAYSPNHQGSSPHTMQSPITVGSRQNVFMPIISPGLQKINSPGPQGYNTAYHQPLPLRPESVRPIQGVPSVIRLTSSPRQWGPNSTDHQQGVILQQALTTNPPVETENAQIQSVIVNPTQLLPVLPSASQSVVKKVIPSGTVPQPTPPVIVKTEQVASNLQQNHKDPVIHHAPQPRISVQSHTATSPQFTQTPPRPVAPQPKISTNSQSAFVIPWHSIVPILTACPESNSPPPSELSPPLSAPPVPISATKMDVPDDDAEELIPIPAEEDDDVFENEPTDASLNENSTSKRRTQSLSSLQTPKDNNLVKNKDRIRRPMNAFMIFSKRHRALVHQRHPNQDNRTVSKILGEWWYALGPEQKRKYHELASEVKEAHFKAHPEWKWCNKDRRKSSTGSTRSKLSSTGDSAEVGEVPMSPQPLNSPAPLAEPPRQILPDNPGDVSDDDQMVIIEEPGTVEIDLKCKEKVTDSDSESQSDLEGGENRFSQQRFSPVSKTGTDVTYRPKPIKAIMPTSDSSIKYSPVASSSSLGFHYSPVNPSGVTGFQPTGGAFKQAPQAKSVIQIGDSHQNSQFGSQQPVTVAIFTGQSVCLSNDTERSQPVVVVASTPSEQPVQYVYMPPPFTVSDSNGRNLSVPVQLVSKTSSQADGGKKEFKLAPTPAQLGKAPLQRRQSMAPTTSNNTAQVTSEPSVPLPPPPTSESSTQDCLVSPIPKKSLFKRNKEDGMDKVLDQVNFEKKFCSLPQFKPEECQSPSAISSSSPGLFAYKKRNLSLTNRSSVDEESESETPQSVPKSSSSLKPAVFFGPDFNVDNVREMNEMGEGSSPRTPRTPGTSKESEKGHRKILEQRRQLVMQLFHEHTYFPSAQATSNFQSQHSDIFPSKASLQLKIREVRQKVMARNNSTPHSANSQSSPVTPAEPLNVSSSS from the exons ATGGATATGGGTGTCCGAAAACTGccgaaaaaacgaaaatttgaCCCCTCCGAACTGGAGGAAAACACGACTGCTTCGTACATTCCTGTGTCTGTTGTTCAAAGTGCACCGCAAGCCACAGCCGTCGATTACTCCTGCCCTACCAATAAGCAAAACACCGTCGATCTCAGCGAGTGGTGCGACCACAGGGTGCTCGCCAAGCAGGGCGACTGGTACTACCCTGGGGTCATCAGGGAGGCCCGAGGAAGCAAT ATAACCGTGGAGCTGGACGGCAAGGAGGAGAAGCTGGTGCACTTCACCAACGTGTTTGATAACGAGTGTTACAACGTGATAGGGGACGCGAGTCCGTCCAAGAACGAGGTGACGCTCGGGGCGCGCGTTTGCGTCCGTCAGAACCAGCAACAAATGTTCGTGGAGGGTGTGGTATTTAACATTTGTAACGAGGGACAAGTCGTGCGTTTCGTggtggccgtaatcggcgaaaAACAGTTGAAAATAACGGTGAAACGGTCAGAACTGCGCCTTTTGCGCCCTCCATGGTACGATGAGCTCGTGGAGCCTTTGATCCAGGAGTCCATAACGCCGAAATTGGAGTACTTTGCAAACACGACGGTGTCGCCCCACACACCGGTTTCCGCATGCACTCCCCAATCGAACGGTCGCAACTATGACGACTACTGCGAGAGCGAAGAAGACGAGTTGCGAAGAGGTGATATTACGTTTAATTCCGAGGTAGACGCTAAGCTTTCAGGGAGTTCGAAGCGGAGTAGTATGCATAGTAGAGGAAGCTCCTCCAGTAGTATAACTCCCCGATCTCAGCCGACCACTCCGCGGAGCCAAGCCACGACCCCTCACAAGTATAAGAAAGGCGACGTGGTGTCGAACCCAAACGGCATACGCAAAAAGTTCAACGGGAAACAGTGGAGGAGGTTGTGTTCGAAAGACGGTTGTACGAAAGAATCTCAAAGGCGGGGGTACTGTTCAAGGCATCTTAGCCTCAAAGGTAATAGCCTTCGAAGTGGTCCCGCGTTTCCGCGTTCTAATAGCAAAGCAGATGGTGAGGATACTTCCAGAGATTCGGAAACTTCGCCGAATTGTAACGATCGAAGGATCACCGGACGGTTCGACCAAGAGGAAACTGACGCGGCCAATATGTTAG TTTCTTTAGGTAGTTCGCGATCGGCCACTCCGGCCTATTCGCCCAATCACCAAGGCTCATCGCCTCATACAATGCAATCACCGATCACAGTCGGGTCCCGACAAAACGTTTTCATGCCTATTATCAGTCCAGGCTTGCAAAAAATCAACTCGCCGGGGCCACAAGGATACAACACGGCATATCACCAACCCCTACCTTTaag ACCCGAGTCAGTTCGGCCGATCCAGGGCGTGCCAAGTGTCATTCGACTGACCTCCAGTCCTCGTCAGTGGGGTCCTAACTCGACCGACCACCAACAAGGCGTGATTCTGCAGCAGGCTTTGACGACAAACCCACCTGTAGAAACCGAAAACGCCCAAATCCAATCAG TTATAGTCAATCCAACTCAGCTGTTACCTGTTTTGCCTTCTGCATCACAGTCCGTTGTAAAAAAGGTGATCCCTAGCGGCACCGTGCCCCAGCCCACGCCGCCAGTGATCGTCAAAACGGAGCAAG TTGCGTCGAATTTGCAACAGAACCACAAGGACCCAGTGATCCATCACGCGCCGCAGCCGCGCATTTCCGTTCAGTCGCACACCGCGACCTCGCCCCAGTTCACCCAAACGCCTCCGCGGCCTGTGGCCCCCCAGCCGAAGATCTCGACGAATTCCCAATCAGCCTTCGTAATCCCCTGGCACTCGATCGTTCCGATTTTGACCGCTTGTCCTGAATCCAACTCGCCGCCCCCTTCCGAGCTCTCGCCCCCGTTATCAGCGCCCCCTGTTCCCATCTCAGCGAcgaaaatggacgtacctgatGACGACGCCGAAGAACTGATTCCAATTCCGGCCGAAGAAGACGACGATGTTTTCGAAAATGAACCAACGGATGCGAGTTTGAACGAAAATTCGACGAGCAAACGGCGGACGCAGTCACTGAGCTCGCTACAGACCCCGAAGGATAATAATTTGGTCAAG AATAAGGACCGGATTCGGCGGCCTATGAATgctttcatgattttttcgaaaCGACATCGGGCTTTGGTCCATCAGAGGCACCCTAATCAGGACAACAGGACCGTTTCGAAGATTTTGGGCGAGTGGTGGTACGCCCTAGGCCCGGAACAGAAGCGGAAGTACCACGAGTTGGCGTCGGAGGTCAAGGAGGCACACTTCAAGGCGCATCCGGAGTGGAAATG GTGCAACAAGGACCGCCGGAAATCGTCAACCGGTTCAACTCGCAGCAAGTTGAGTTCGACCGGTGACAGTGCCGAAGTGGGCGAAGTCCCGATGAGCCCCCAGCCGTTGAACTCTCCGGCGCCTTTGGCGGAGCCCCCTCGCCAAATCCTCCCAGACAACCCTGGGGACGTCTCCGACGACGACCAGATGGTCATAATCGAGGAGCCGGGAACCGTCGAAATCGACTTGAAATGCAAAGAAAAAGTAACCGATTCGGACTCTGAATCGCAGAGCGATTTGGAAGGAGGCGAGAACCGCTTCTCGCAGCAGCGTTTCAGTCCCGTGTCCAAAACCGGCACGGACGTCACCTACAGGCCTAAACCGATCAAAGCAATAATGCCAACCTCGGACAGCTCGATCAAGTACAGCCCGGTTGCGAGTTCGAGTAGTTTGGGTTTTCACTACTCGCCGGTGAATCCCTCGGGAGTTACCGGTTTCCAGCCCACAGGGGGCGCTTTCAAGCAAGCACCGCAGGCCAAATCAGTGATTCAGATCGGCGATAGTCATCAGAATAGTCAATTTGGGAGTCAACAACCGGTCACAGTTGCGATTTTTACGGGACAGTCGGTTTGTTTGTCGAATGATACGGAGCGTTCGCAACCGGTGGTTGTGGTCGCGTCAACGCCGTCAGAACAACCTGTACAGTATGTTTACATGCCGCCACCGTTCACTGTTTCGGATTCGAACGGACGGAACTTGTCTGTTCCGGTGCAACTGGTTTCGAAAACTTCCTCACAGGCCGATGGCGGCAAAAAGGAGTTCAAGCTCGCGCCCACTCCGGCGCAGTTGGGCAAAGCACCGCTACAAAGGCGACAATCGATGG CTCCGACAACTTCAAATAACACAGCGCAAGTCACAAGTGAACCGTCGGTCCCTTTGCCACCACCTCCCACCAGTGAGAGCTCAACGCAAGACTGCCTTGTGTCCCCAATCCCGAAAAAGAGCCTTTTTAAACGGAACAAAGAAGACGGAATGGATAA GGTTTTGGATCAAGTCaactttgagaaaaaattctgttcCTTGCCTCAATTTAAACCAGAAGAATGTCAATCACCAAGTGCTATTTCGTCCTCAAGCCCTGGTCTTTTCGCATACAAGAAACGAAACCTTAGCTTGACGAATAGATCGTCAGTCGATGAGGAATCCGAAAGCGAAACGCCCCAATCCGTGCCCAAATCTTCATCGTCTCTGAAGCCAGCCGTGTTCTTCGGGCCTGACTTCAACGTCGACAACGTTCGag agaTGAACGAGATGGGGGAGGGCAGCTCCCCACGGACGCCGCGCACGCCCGGGACGTCGAAGGAGTCCGAGAAGGGGCACCGAAAGATTCTGGAGCAGCGTCGGCAGTTAGTGATGCAGTTGTTCCACGAACACACGTATTTTCCGTCTGCGCAAGCGACGTCGAACTTTCAGTCGCAGCATTCAGATATATTTCCGAGCAAAGCGAGTTTGCAGTTGAAAATTCGTGAAGTAAGACAAAAAGTCATGGCGCGAAACAATTCAACTCCGCACAGTGCAAATAGTCAAAGTAGTCCAGTCACTCCAGCAGAACCCTTAAATGTATCCTCTAGTAGTTAG
- the cic gene encoding putative transcription factor capicua isoform X1: MDMGVRKLPKKRKFDPSELEENTTASYIPVSVVQSAPQATAVDYSCPTNKQNTVDLSEWCDHRVLAKQGDWYYPGVIREARGSNITVELDGKEEKLVHFTNVFDNECYNVIGDASPSKNEVTLGARVCVRQNQQQMFVEGVVFNICNEGQVVRFVVAVIGEKQLKITVKRSELRLLRPPWYDELVEPLIQESITPKLEYFANTTVSPHTPVSACTPQSNGRNYDDYCESEEDELRRGDITFNSEVDAKLSGSSKRSSMHSRGSSSSSITPRSQPTTPRSQATTPHKYKKGDVVSNPNGIRKKFNGKQWRRLCSKDGCTKESQRRGYCSRHLSLKGNSLRSGPAFPRSNSKADGEDTSRDSETSPNCNDRRITGRFDQEETDAANMLVSLGSSRSATPAYSPNHQGSSPHTMQSPITVGSRQNVFMPIISPGLQKINSPGPQGYNTAYHQPLPLRPESVRPIQGVPSVIRLTSSPRQWGPNSTDHQQGVILQQALTTNPPVETENAQIQSGTVLMHSTNASLLPVIVNPTQLLPVLPSASQSVVKKVIPSGTVPQPTPPVIVKTEQVASNLQQNHKDPVIHHAPQPRISVQSHTATSPQFTQTPPRPVAPQPKISTNSQSAFVIPWHSIVPILTACPESNSPPPSELSPPLSAPPVPISATKMDVPDDDAEELIPIPAEEDDDVFENEPTDASLNENSTSKRRTQSLSSLQTPKDNNLVKNKDRIRRPMNAFMIFSKRHRALVHQRHPNQDNRTVSKILGEWWYALGPEQKRKYHELASEVKEAHFKAHPEWKWCNKDRRKSSTGSTRSKLSSTGDSAEVGEVPMSPQPLNSPAPLAEPPRQILPDNPGDVSDDDQMVIIEEPGTVEIDLKCKEKVTDSDSESQSDLEGGENRFSQQRFSPVSKTGTDVTYRPKPIKAIMPTSDSSIKYSPVASSSSLGFHYSPVNPSGVTGFQPTGGAFKQAPQAKSVIQIGDSHQNSQFGSQQPVTVAIFTGQSVCLSNDTERSQPVVVVASTPSEQPVQYVYMPPPFTVSDSNGRNLSVPVQLVSKTSSQADGGKKEFKLAPTPAQLGKAPLQRRQSMAPTTSNNTAQVTSEPSVPLPPPPTSESSTQDCLVSPIPKKSLFKRNKEDGMDKVLDQVNFEKKFCSLPQFKPEECQSPSAISSSSPGLFAYKKRNLSLTNRSSVDEESESETPQSVPKSSSSLKPAVFFGPDFNVDNVREMNEMGEGSSPRTPRTPGTSKESEKGHRKILEQRRQLVMQLFHEHTYFPSAQATSNFQSQHSDIFPSKASLQLKIREVRQKVMARNNSTPHSANSQSSPVTPAEPLNVSSSS; this comes from the exons ATGGATATGGGTGTCCGAAAACTGccgaaaaaacgaaaatttgaCCCCTCCGAACTGGAGGAAAACACGACTGCTTCGTACATTCCTGTGTCTGTTGTTCAAAGTGCACCGCAAGCCACAGCCGTCGATTACTCCTGCCCTACCAATAAGCAAAACACCGTCGATCTCAGCGAGTGGTGCGACCACAGGGTGCTCGCCAAGCAGGGCGACTGGTACTACCCTGGGGTCATCAGGGAGGCCCGAGGAAGCAAT ATAACCGTGGAGCTGGACGGCAAGGAGGAGAAGCTGGTGCACTTCACCAACGTGTTTGATAACGAGTGTTACAACGTGATAGGGGACGCGAGTCCGTCCAAGAACGAGGTGACGCTCGGGGCGCGCGTTTGCGTCCGTCAGAACCAGCAACAAATGTTCGTGGAGGGTGTGGTATTTAACATTTGTAACGAGGGACAAGTCGTGCGTTTCGTggtggccgtaatcggcgaaaAACAGTTGAAAATAACGGTGAAACGGTCAGAACTGCGCCTTTTGCGCCCTCCATGGTACGATGAGCTCGTGGAGCCTTTGATCCAGGAGTCCATAACGCCGAAATTGGAGTACTTTGCAAACACGACGGTGTCGCCCCACACACCGGTTTCCGCATGCACTCCCCAATCGAACGGTCGCAACTATGACGACTACTGCGAGAGCGAAGAAGACGAGTTGCGAAGAGGTGATATTACGTTTAATTCCGAGGTAGACGCTAAGCTTTCAGGGAGTTCGAAGCGGAGTAGTATGCATAGTAGAGGAAGCTCCTCCAGTAGTATAACTCCCCGATCTCAGCCGACCACTCCGCGGAGCCAAGCCACGACCCCTCACAAGTATAAGAAAGGCGACGTGGTGTCGAACCCAAACGGCATACGCAAAAAGTTCAACGGGAAACAGTGGAGGAGGTTGTGTTCGAAAGACGGTTGTACGAAAGAATCTCAAAGGCGGGGGTACTGTTCAAGGCATCTTAGCCTCAAAGGTAATAGCCTTCGAAGTGGTCCCGCGTTTCCGCGTTCTAATAGCAAAGCAGATGGTGAGGATACTTCCAGAGATTCGGAAACTTCGCCGAATTGTAACGATCGAAGGATCACCGGACGGTTCGACCAAGAGGAAACTGACGCGGCCAATATGTTAG TTTCTTTAGGTAGTTCGCGATCGGCCACTCCGGCCTATTCGCCCAATCACCAAGGCTCATCGCCTCATACAATGCAATCACCGATCACAGTCGGGTCCCGACAAAACGTTTTCATGCCTATTATCAGTCCAGGCTTGCAAAAAATCAACTCGCCGGGGCCACAAGGATACAACACGGCATATCACCAACCCCTACCTTTaag ACCCGAGTCAGTTCGGCCGATCCAGGGCGTGCCAAGTGTCATTCGACTGACCTCCAGTCCTCGTCAGTGGGGTCCTAACTCGACCGACCACCAACAAGGCGTGATTCTGCAGCAGGCTTTGACGACAAACCCACCTGTAGAAACCGAAAACGCCCAAATCCAATCAG GAACTGTTCTAATGCATTCAACTAATGCAAGTCTACTACCAGTTATAGTCAATCCAACTCAGCTGTTACCTGTTTTGCCTTCTGCATCACAGTCCGTTGTAAAAAAGGTGATCCCTAGCGGCACCGTGCCCCAGCCCACGCCGCCAGTGATCGTCAAAACGGAGCAAG TTGCGTCGAATTTGCAACAGAACCACAAGGACCCAGTGATCCATCACGCGCCGCAGCCGCGCATTTCCGTTCAGTCGCACACCGCGACCTCGCCCCAGTTCACCCAAACGCCTCCGCGGCCTGTGGCCCCCCAGCCGAAGATCTCGACGAATTCCCAATCAGCCTTCGTAATCCCCTGGCACTCGATCGTTCCGATTTTGACCGCTTGTCCTGAATCCAACTCGCCGCCCCCTTCCGAGCTCTCGCCCCCGTTATCAGCGCCCCCTGTTCCCATCTCAGCGAcgaaaatggacgtacctgatGACGACGCCGAAGAACTGATTCCAATTCCGGCCGAAGAAGACGACGATGTTTTCGAAAATGAACCAACGGATGCGAGTTTGAACGAAAATTCGACGAGCAAACGGCGGACGCAGTCACTGAGCTCGCTACAGACCCCGAAGGATAATAATTTGGTCAAG AATAAGGACCGGATTCGGCGGCCTATGAATgctttcatgattttttcgaaaCGACATCGGGCTTTGGTCCATCAGAGGCACCCTAATCAGGACAACAGGACCGTTTCGAAGATTTTGGGCGAGTGGTGGTACGCCCTAGGCCCGGAACAGAAGCGGAAGTACCACGAGTTGGCGTCGGAGGTCAAGGAGGCACACTTCAAGGCGCATCCGGAGTGGAAATG GTGCAACAAGGACCGCCGGAAATCGTCAACCGGTTCAACTCGCAGCAAGTTGAGTTCGACCGGTGACAGTGCCGAAGTGGGCGAAGTCCCGATGAGCCCCCAGCCGTTGAACTCTCCGGCGCCTTTGGCGGAGCCCCCTCGCCAAATCCTCCCAGACAACCCTGGGGACGTCTCCGACGACGACCAGATGGTCATAATCGAGGAGCCGGGAACCGTCGAAATCGACTTGAAATGCAAAGAAAAAGTAACCGATTCGGACTCTGAATCGCAGAGCGATTTGGAAGGAGGCGAGAACCGCTTCTCGCAGCAGCGTTTCAGTCCCGTGTCCAAAACCGGCACGGACGTCACCTACAGGCCTAAACCGATCAAAGCAATAATGCCAACCTCGGACAGCTCGATCAAGTACAGCCCGGTTGCGAGTTCGAGTAGTTTGGGTTTTCACTACTCGCCGGTGAATCCCTCGGGAGTTACCGGTTTCCAGCCCACAGGGGGCGCTTTCAAGCAAGCACCGCAGGCCAAATCAGTGATTCAGATCGGCGATAGTCATCAGAATAGTCAATTTGGGAGTCAACAACCGGTCACAGTTGCGATTTTTACGGGACAGTCGGTTTGTTTGTCGAATGATACGGAGCGTTCGCAACCGGTGGTTGTGGTCGCGTCAACGCCGTCAGAACAACCTGTACAGTATGTTTACATGCCGCCACCGTTCACTGTTTCGGATTCGAACGGACGGAACTTGTCTGTTCCGGTGCAACTGGTTTCGAAAACTTCCTCACAGGCCGATGGCGGCAAAAAGGAGTTCAAGCTCGCGCCCACTCCGGCGCAGTTGGGCAAAGCACCGCTACAAAGGCGACAATCGATGG CTCCGACAACTTCAAATAACACAGCGCAAGTCACAAGTGAACCGTCGGTCCCTTTGCCACCACCTCCCACCAGTGAGAGCTCAACGCAAGACTGCCTTGTGTCCCCAATCCCGAAAAAGAGCCTTTTTAAACGGAACAAAGAAGACGGAATGGATAA GGTTTTGGATCAAGTCaactttgagaaaaaattctgttcCTTGCCTCAATTTAAACCAGAAGAATGTCAATCACCAAGTGCTATTTCGTCCTCAAGCCCTGGTCTTTTCGCATACAAGAAACGAAACCTTAGCTTGACGAATAGATCGTCAGTCGATGAGGAATCCGAAAGCGAAACGCCCCAATCCGTGCCCAAATCTTCATCGTCTCTGAAGCCAGCCGTGTTCTTCGGGCCTGACTTCAACGTCGACAACGTTCGag agaTGAACGAGATGGGGGAGGGCAGCTCCCCACGGACGCCGCGCACGCCCGGGACGTCGAAGGAGTCCGAGAAGGGGCACCGAAAGATTCTGGAGCAGCGTCGGCAGTTAGTGATGCAGTTGTTCCACGAACACACGTATTTTCCGTCTGCGCAAGCGACGTCGAACTTTCAGTCGCAGCATTCAGATATATTTCCGAGCAAAGCGAGTTTGCAGTTGAAAATTCGTGAAGTAAGACAAAAAGTCATGGCGCGAAACAATTCAACTCCGCACAGTGCAAATAGTCAAAGTAGTCCAGTCACTCCAGCAGAACCCTTAAATGTATCCTCTAGTAGTTAG